cccatttgggcccaatttcaagaaaacaaacggacagagtccggccataaaatggacttaccaacggggagttttcgactcactcgacctgtaaacacaataaatagtcaattggggagctcagctcaccctccaaatactcatcaacataataataaatgggagctcagctccctcatccaatccatcaaacatgcatagcatattaagtttacaggtcccaaaataataatttagtttacagacccaaatcaaataaacatttctaacacatgcggaaattctaagatttaacaagtttatacaaacagtaataattgacctgcgagggagaaagcatgttaacctcaaaaaaatatcctcctgtggcctgtaaaaatttttgaacaggagtgagcgttcgactcagagagtaaaatatcaattttaaccataatctctataactatctagtactaatgcaacctgtggagtgaaatgcaacagcaacaacatttttatatcataacatcaaaaaggtaatttggagcactcacgcaccctgtagcatcaatcgtaatatatgggagctgatcccctatctgactctcttaaatccaactttggtgcctgaagaactcaagccggactttcgcttaataaaccaaatcgagggtcccagtgaagaactcaagtgtgactaccctcgaaggatcgggttcccggaagaactcaagcgtgactacccggtcctatccatagtccacaccacatcacacgcacgcgccTACGCACGctgcgctccaaattaccacaacaacatcatggcactttatgattatcaatgcatcataaatcgtgcctagagtttaactacataaatatatgtatataagtgatgcatgggcatgctgaacatataataatatcgaaattacaattaaaattaatattttactcacagacttgacggtggtcaatggtagtggcggaggaagaaaggcatcgactcacctgacaattttattacaatcatttaataaatctgactcaatacaaacaaaaaaaaaaagactaatacgtcctaagtcgtgccgaaaattcggcagagtctcccttatacctaggacctacccaacctgcaaaatggctcaaaacacacttctatatttacaatccatatatccacagctcaatcatatcacacagcccctcctgggcccatcaaatcagtcatccatcacaatacgtaaaatttcaatttagtccttattattgatcattttgcaaaaactgcccaaacaagctctaaaaattctaaaactttgccccgcggtccttaacaatattattaagctattgcaaaaaggatcgtaattttctaagctaccacgaatattttatggatttttaatcctatttaagcactagaaaattacgaaaaaacaaggttcgggtttacctttgccgattccgacttcgggaatgcgctcgggacgtctgacaatggggggctagccaaaacctcggttcaattcggagacttttccggtaacgagtCTGTCTAGCCGGGATTTCGCAGacctggtcaactgtcgaatttcagcgaatcgaggatacctacacgaagcccataacacgggggttagtacataaatttttcagaattttctaagctcattaaatgctcggaaaaatcgcggttagtgggacccaccgaaaaacggtgtcggaaaaatttgaaatttatgtcgccgcgaagctctcgacgagtggagcgtgctggtaccctcggttttctcgtgggattcacggttttcgagaaatctagcccaaaagtcgaaatgggctaaaaacttcccaagtaaaaattggacaaaccgctagatggatttcggcgttcttggtgtctatggaaagctctcgccgattagataattttagacacaagacccggtccaattggtggccggatcagccggattttggccggagaagccgaAATGCCGCGTGCGTGAGGGAGGAAATTTGCGCGCGGTTTCCGGCCGTTCTGGGCGGCAGCCGGCTGGCTGGGGTGGCAGGGTGGCGGCGCCGGtcggctggggtggcagggggaggtggttggccggcggcaggggagggaggagagagaaaagagaaagaaaagggagagggaacgacgcgcgcggggaagaaaaagggaagggagccggtccgattcgaccggtccgatgcgatccggttcgattcggccggttcgattcgaaatacaaaattttaaatttttactctgcctcgagacggaaaacgaggtccaaaaattccgaaaaaaatttcagaaaactcagaaaaatacgtagactccaaatatatttttagttttgccacgtggtctttaaattaatttttaaaaatcatcaaagtttatattttcggaaaatcgaacccgatttttaaaatccgaaaaatctcaaaaaaattcctataatttaaataaaattaaaataccaaaaatgctcataaaatttaaaattttggggtgttacaattttaaaAAAGCTATTTTaggtatcatttttttttttggatttcgtAGTTGGCAACGATATTATtgctatattattttttttaacttttatattttttaatattaagagTAACCTATTTAATCTAATATGTTAAGTTGCTAtgctaataatattattaatttctttataaTAGACTAtcattttagtttttattttcttttattttaaattttcattttttttaatcttaattacgattcaaatttaaaatttaccaGTTTTATGGATAACTCTAATTTTATTAAGATAAATTTCATtaagtttttattttatattattgaaatattttatcaTTTAAAAAATTCAACAACAGAATTAATCTCacgtattaaaaatatatatatatatatatatatatatatacaaaacactgtgcaaataattttatttaaatattaaaagtcAACCTTATTTCAATAATGATACTATAAAACTTTTATCGGGtactttttcctctttttttttttaattagttaatcCTCTCAAATTCtatatatctttttttttaatatataattctaaaattttagttcattttaattttttaactataaaataattaaattcatatcaatAGCTACACATTATTTTTTTTAGAATAATTTAAAGtgactatatttgtcatttaatacattttacttaattaactaatattataaattaagaaaACATAAAAAAAGTCATACCCTAATGAATATAGAAATTTAGacaatattttctaaaaaaaatatctATAATCGTTGGCTTTAgcctattaatttataaaattatagtaatataattttttttctgttAGATTATATATGAATGTATTTTGGGTGTGTGAGATACAAATAACTAAATGATTTTTACAACaagttataaataataattttattatatactcAAGTGGTTTAAATTTCCAAGATGCTAATAGCACTCTCTTTTATTATTGGTTTTGATGCTGATAATCTGATAAAACAATTCACTATtcaaatacgtaaaataaaagcATATATTAGAACAATGTAGTGAGAATTATGAGAAAAGCACAATGACAAAGGGATGGATAGTATTTAATATTTGTCCCTGAATAAAAGAGGATTGGAATCTCATAAGAGTCGAGTATTTATTTTGTCATGGGTGGTCTATGATTACTAGCAAGCCATGAAAGCACTATAACAGTACCAGAGAGAGAGTGTGCGTGTGAATGAACAATTTCAGTGCCTTCTGGTAATTGATAAGTTTATATCTGTAATTAATTCAGGGTATAACGAAAGTTTTACATAGATAAAGGCTAGATGAGGGTGGTTGTTCATGCATGCATTTGTCATTTCACTCCTTGCTAGACAATTAATGTTGATATAAATCCTCCTGAATTTTACTTTGTGGCTATAGGTCGGGAACTTTGGCACAAAAGAAAAGAGGACAGAGGACTGAGTAGCATGCTGTGCCCTAATAAATTAACAGCATTATGCTTTATTGGAAAGCACGCTCTGGTGAATCGTCCTCTACATAAGTTTGTAATGTAAACTGCgaaccaccttttttttttttaagtttatcaGATAACTACCCCTAATTCTAAATTGAGAGTAATGCGGTAATGAGAACTGAATCCACTCTTATCCTCATTATATAAGGGTTGTGGGTTTGACCAAGAAAAGGACGGCACATCATTACAATGAAGCAAGGTTATACCAAAAGGCTAATTAAATCACTAGAAAACTAGAAGTTCCTGCTTTAAATCTATGGAGGGGCATCTGAATTCTGAACTAGAGTCAGAATTTGAAAGGTTAGAGGATGGCCATTATCCTTTGATAGCTACTTGATGAACTACTACAGATGTTCTCTAAGCATGTAAACCAAACTTATGAGTAACACGTACCAGTAAAGATATTTAATTCGactaagcttagagatatcttgTTCTTAGTTAGCTCAACTAGCTAGTATCACATTGAATAATAAAACCAACcacatatgaagaaaattttacagACTAAAATTCCAATGGCCCACAATGACTGACCATATCGCACTATATCAACATCAACAGATATCATCGAAATCACGCAATGAGGACGGCTAAGGACCTTCGCAGTATACACATTGACAGCTATATTTATGTGATTTCTTTTTGTAAGGTCACTGGCATATATATATCACTTTCGGTTaagaataagaaaaataaagaaaaagagagaattaCACTTAAAACTCACATAAAAATAGGCATGCAATGACAGGTATGATAAGAGGGGAATGTGCATGAAGAAGACATTCAGGAAGTTAAGGAACACCTACCTTCCCTCTTGTTTTAACTCAAGCAGGTCATGTAATTGACCCAAGGTAATAAACGTGAGATGTAATATCTCCACAAGACAGAGACAGAGGGAAAGACAGAGAGATGGCGAGTGAGTGACCAAGAGCCTCACGGGACTGCAACACAGAGCATTTAATATCCAACTGAGAAAGTGGTTTTTGGAGTCTCTCTCTTAGTTTCCTGCCCTATAAATAGACAAGACTTTTGAAACCTAAACTGAGATTGACTTAAATAAAACGTATATATATTATATTGTCTTGTTTGAACCAGCAAGATGTCTCACATAACTGTagaaagaaatcggagaagacaGATGAGTGAGCATCTCAAAGTCTTACGATCCTTGACCCCTTGTTTCTATATCAAAAGGGTATTTATATCTCTCTCGCATTCACACAAGCATCTGCTTTAATTTCTTTGCAGTTTGGAGCTAATAATGTTTTTGCTTTTATGATTAGGGGGACCAAGCATCTATAATCGGGGGTGTTATAGAGTTCATAGAAGAGTTGCATCAAGTTCTGCAAGCTCTGGAATCCAAGAAACGAAGGAATAGTTTAAGCCCTAGTCCTGGTCCTTGTCCTAGCCCTAGCCCTAGGCCACTGCAGCTAATAACTCTTCAGCCTGATCAGAGCCCTTTTGGGCAAGAAAATGTTAAGGAACTAACTGCATGCTGCAACTCTTCAGTTGCGGATGTGGAAGCAAAGATATCAGGGTCAAACGTGATCTTGAAAATATTATCAAGGCGAATACCAGGTCAAATTGTGAGGATAATCAATGTCTTGGAAAAACTTTCCTTTGAGATCCTTCATCTGAACATAAGTAGGACGGAAGACACTATTCTCTATTCCTTTGTGGTTAAGGTATACTATTACATAACTTAAGTGCTTATTGCTAGTACGAATTTGGTGGATAATTTTGAGTGAGAGTAAAAGAATTAATACAACCGATCGACATATCATCCTAAAAGAGATTCTAATTTGGAACATGCTAATTCTTTCTCTTAATATATTCCCTTAGTTGCTGCAAATATGTATTGAACATACTTAGCCGATCGAGGACCTACCAAATACCCCATTTACATTATCTGATGCAACTGAGAGATAGGACCTCAAAATAGATAGATATACCTGAGAATATGGCGAGGAGTGACAACTtttgaaagaaaagaagctttcTTTCTTTCCTTGAATTTGTAGTGCCGCAGATAGAATGAGACTGGAACTTGTGTCATTTTCAGTTTGATTGCAGAATTTGTGGAGAAGTACTTGAGCTTAGGGTTAGGCTGGGTTACTTTCATATATGGGTAGACCCCACACTCAATTGCCTAACCAACACGCATGCAGGTGACACGTACTCTTACACTGGCCCCCTATAAATTGTCAAGTGCATAACATTATTACTACCACTTCGACGTTGAGAAGATAGGATGTTAATTCATAGGAGTTTTGTTGTTATATCACTTTGAACTATTCATTGTAACATGAAATTTTAGTAATTCATGGATGGTTTCTTTTCTTTAATGACATGGTTGTTATCTCACCTTAGGTTATGAATATGATTTATTGTTGCAGATAGGTCTGGAATGTCAATTAAGTGTGGAGGAACTTGCAGTTGAAGTTCAACAGAGCTTCTTTCCTGAGATCCTTTATACAAATGATATGTAGTTTTTGCCGTTAATTTTCCTCAGATTTTTGCGGTTGATGATATATATTATGGGAACTTTTCCTGAgcataatgaatatatatatgACTTCAGATGGTTCTTGAAATGGTTTATGCTTTATCACAAGATCAAGAAATAAGAATACATGTCTAATCATTTCTGATTACTATAGGGCCAACAAATCGAAACAGAATCCCCACCTCTCCAATTCATTGAATTAGATAATATATAGTTTGCATGAAACATATATGCATCGTGCAGTATAAACAGTGTAAGCTAGCTCTGCAAGTACTTTAACATGAAGAACAGCCTTTCAACAATCCATAA
The Hevea brasiliensis isolate MT/VB/25A 57/8 chromosome 15, ASM3005281v1, whole genome shotgun sequence genome window above contains:
- the LOC110670937 gene encoding transcription factor MUTE; the protein is MSHITVERNRRRQMSEHLKVLRSLTPCFYIKRGDQASIIGGVIEFIEELHQVLQALESKKRRNSLSPSPGPCPSPSPRPLQLITLQPDQSPFGQENVKELTACCNSSVADVEAKISGSNVILKILSRRIPGQIVRIINVLEKLSFEILHLNISRTEDTILYSFVVKVYYYIT